The window CTCGGGGTCGGAGACCGGGGCGGTGCCGGAGACGGTGCCGGATACCGCGACGGTGCCCGAGACCGGATCGGGGTCGGAGACCGGATCAGGGGTGAGCCCATGAAGCCCCGCCCCGCGGCCGACCGCGGCTCCGCCACCGTATGGACCGTCGCCGTCGTAGCCGTCCTCTGCGTGGTGTTCGGAGTAGTGCTCGCGCTCGGCCAGGCCGTGGTCACCCGGCATCGGGCGGCGGGCGGCGCCGATCTCGCCGCCCTCGCGGCGGCGGACCACTGGGCGGAGGGCCCCGCGGTGGCCTGCGAACGCGCCCAGAAGGTGGCCAGAGCCCAGGGCACCCGGCTCGTGCGCTGCGCCCTCGTGGGTGACGTCTCGGACGTGTCCGCTGCGGCGGGGAGAGGACCGTTCGCCGCGGAGGTCAGGGCGCGGGCGGGGCCCCCGTCTCCGTCGGGGTCTCCTTCTCCGGCGCCCCGCGCAGCAGTTCCGTGAGCAGCCGTACCGCGCCCCTCTTGTGCAGCGGGTCGTTGCCGTTGCCGCACTTGGGGGACTGGATGCAGGACGGGCAGCCGGCCTCGCACTCGCAGGAGGCGATGGCCTCGCGGGTGGCGCTGAGCCAGGCGCGGGCGGTGTGGAAGGCGCGCTCCGCGAAGCCCGCGCCGCCCGGGTGGCCGTCGTAGACGAAGACCGTCGGGAGGAGGGTGTCGGGGTGCAGCGGGATCGAGACGCCGCCGATGTCCCAGCGGTCGCAGGTCGCGAAGAGGGGCAGCAGGCCGATCGAGGCGTGCTCGGCGGCGTGCAGGGCGCCGCCGAGGATCTCCGGGTTGATCCGGGCCGCATCGAGCTGGTCCTCGGTGACCGTCCACCACACCGCGCGCGTGCGCAGCGTACGAGGAGGGAGGTCGAGCTTTGTCTCGCCCAGGACCTCGCCGGTGATCAGGCGCCGGCGGAGGAAGGAGACGACCTGGTTGGTGACCTCGACGGAGCCGTAGCAAAGGCGGCCGTCGCCCCAGGGGATCTCGACGTCCGTCTCCAGGACGGAGATCGACGTCGCGTCGCGGGCGACCGTCGAATACGAGGGGCTGGCCTCCTGGACCAGGGCGACGGAGTCCTCCAGGTCCAGGGAGCGCACCAGATAGGTGCGGCCCTGGTGCAGATGGACCGCGCCCTCGTGCACCGTGCCGTGGGCGGCGCCCGCGTCGACCGTGCCGAGGAGGCGGCCCGTGCCGGACTCGACGACCTGGACCGGGCGCCCGCCTCCGCCGCGGATGTCGGTGAGGTCGGCGGCCCGTTCTCGGCGGGTCCAGTGCCAGGCCTTGGTCCGGCGGCGGAGCAGTTTCGCGGCCTCCAGCTGCGGGAGCAGCTCCTCGCAGGCGGGGCCGAAGAGCGCCAAGTCCTCGTCGACCAGCGGCAGTTCCGCAGCCGCCGCGCACAGGTGCGGCGCGAGGACGTACGGGTTGTCGGGGTCCAGAACCGTGGACTCGACGGGCTGGTCGAACAGGGCCTCGGGGTGGTGGACGAGGAAGGTGTCCAGGGGGTCGTCCCGCGCGACCAGGACGGCCAGCGCGCCCTGTCCTGAGCGGCCCGCCCGGCCCGCCTGCTGCCACAGGGACGCGCGCGTGCCCGGGTATCCGGCGATCACCACCGCGTCCAGACCGGAGACGTCGATGCCGAGTTCGAGGGCGGTCGTCGCGGCGAGGCCGAGGAGTTCGCCGGAGTGGAGCGCCTGTTCGAGGGCGCGGCGCTCCTCGGGGAGATAGCCCCCGCGGTACGCCGCCACGCGCCGGGCGAGCGAGCGGTCGACCTCGGCGAGGCGCTCCTGGGCGATCACCGAGATCAGCTCCGCGCCACGCCGGGAGCGGACGAAGGCAACCGTACGCACGCCCTGGACGGCGAGGTCGGTCAGCAGATCGGCCGTCTCGGCGGTGGCGGTACGGCGGACGGGGGCGCCCTTCTCGCCCTGCAGCTCAGTGAGCGGGGGCTCCCAGAGGGCGAACACCAGTTCCCCGCGCGGTGAGGCGTCGTCGGCCACCTCGACCACAGGGAGGCCGGTCAGGCGGCGGGCGGCCACCGACGGCTCAGCGGCGGTCGCGGAGGCCAGCAGGAAGACGGGAGACGCGCCGTAGCGGGCGCACAGACGGCGAAGGCGCCGCAGTACCTGGGCGACATGCGAGCCGAAGACGCCCCGGTAGGTGTGGCACTCGTCGATGACGACGTACTTCAGCGACTTCAGGAAGGAGGACCAGCGGGGGTGGGAGGGGAGGATGCCGCGGTGCAGCATGTCCGGGTTGGTGAGGACGTAGTTGGCGTACTGACGGATCCACTCGCGTTCCTCGAACGGCGTGTCACCGTCGTACACCGCCGGCCGGACGGAATTGCCCAGCGATTGTGAAAGTTCCTTCACCGAACGGCACTGATCCGCCGCGAGGGCCTTGGTCGGAGCCAGGTAGAGCGCGGTGGTGCCGCGGCCGTTCGGGGCCTCGGAGCCGTCCAGGAGGGCGGAGAACACGGGCACCAGATAGGCCAGCGACTTGCCCGAGGCGGTGCCGGTGGCGACGACCACCGAGTCGCCGTCCAGGGCGTGTTCGGCGGCACGTGCCTGGTGGGCCCAGGGGTGCTCGACACCGGCCGCCTGTACGGCCGCGATGACCTCGGCGCGGATCCGATCAGGCCAGACGGCATGCCGACCCTCGCGCGGGGGCACATGCTCCGTATGAGTGATGCGCGAAGCCCGGTTCGGCCCGGAGGCGAGCCGGCCCAGGACCGTACCCGGGTCCACCCGGGAAACGGGGCCCGTCGGGGATCGATCGGATCGGTGATTCTTGGCCATCGGCACCGAGTGTGTCACTGGCGTGACGGACAATGGGACCAAGGCGTCGTGCACGCCTGCCGGTAAGTGATTGAATGCCATCGCGGCTGGCGAACCGTCCTGGGGGCTTCAAGCCGAGGTGTCCCGCGGGACGACCGCTCGATTAGCAAGGTGCTGGAGGATCCGTGGACCTGTCCCTGTCGACCCGTACCGTCGGCGATCGCACGGTCGTCGAGGTCGGTGGCGAAATCGACGTATATACCGCGCCCAAGCTGCGCGAGCAGCTGGTCGAGCTGGTGAACGACGGGAGTTTCCACCTCGTCGTCGACATGGAGGGCGTGGACTTCCTCGACTCCACCGGTCTCGGCGTGCTGGTCGGCGGCCTGAAGCGGGTGCGTGCCCATGAGGGCTCGCTGCGCCTGGTCTGCAACCAGGAGCGCATTCTGAAGATCTTCCGCATCACCGGCCTCACCAAGGTGTTCCCGATCCACACCTCGGTCGAGGAAGCGGTGGCGGCCACCGACTGATCGCCGCCTCCGGGGCCGGCCCAGGCCCAGGCCCCGGGACGGAAGAGGTTCAAGAAGGAGGACCGGGCTTTCGGCGGCCCGGCCCTCCGGACAGCACGCCCGTAGTTCCGAGGGGGATGCATGGCCACCGTTGAACTCCGCTTCAGCGCGCTGCCCGAGCACGTCAGGACCGCCCGACTGGTGGCGGCAGCGGTGGCGCGCAGGGCCGGAGTGGACGAGGCCGTACTGGACGAGGTGCGTCTCGCGGTCGGCGAGGCCTGCACCCGTGCCGTCGGACTGCATCAGCTCAGTGGCGTCACGGCACCGGTGAAGGTGGTGCTGATCGAGGAGGAGAAGCAGTTCTCCATCGAGGTCGGCGACGAGGCGCCGCGCTCCGCCCCGGGTGACCGGGCGCCGGGCGCCGCGGGCGGAGACGCCGACGTGGAGGCCGAGGAGGACGAGATGGGCCTCGCGGTCATCAGCGGACTCGTCGACGACGTCGAGGTCACCGCGGGGCAACACGGCGGGCTGATCCGTATGACCTGGCCGACCACCCCGGCCGTCGCCGAGCTTCCCTGACGCCGCGCTCGGCGCGCATCCGAACCGAAGGGCCCTACCCAGGTAGGGCCCTTCGGTATTTCGTGAATTCCTTCACGATCATTCGCCCGATAATTCGATCAAGTTCCTGCCATGGTCAATCCCGGCGTCAATGCCTTTGAGGCATTACCCCTTTCGGGTTCCGTGCTCGGGCGTCGATCATTTGCTGAAGAGCATGTGAAGACCAATTCCGTTAACCGCGCACTGTTTTGATCAGGTTCCGGTACCTACAATCCGTCCACATCTTGAGCTCAGCCCAAGCGTCAAGGAGGACGAATGGCGGGGCTTTCTACCCCTCATCAGTTGGATCAGCCCACAACCTTCGCAGCCGCAGTCCTGACCGATGGCAACCGCGCCATGGTGATGGTCATCGGCGTCGTCGCACTGGCGGCGCTGGTCGTCGCCGGCATCCTGGTGCGCCAGGTGCTCGCGGCGGGCGAGGGCACCGACAGCATGAAGAAGATCGCGACGGCCATCCAGGAAGGCGCGAACGCCTATCTGGCCCGGCAGATGCGCACCCTCGGCGTATTCGCCGTCGTGGTGTTCTTCCTGCTCATGCTGCTGCCCGCGGACGACTGGAATCAGCGCATCGGCCGATCGGTGTTCTTCTTGATCGGCGCCGCGTTCTCGGCGGCCACCGGATATATCGGCATGTGGCTCGCCGTACGCAGCAATGTGCGCGTCGCCGCCGCGGCCAGGGAAGCGACCCCGGCGGAGGGTGAGCCGGAAAAGGATCTCACCGCCGTCTCGCACAAAGCCATGAAGATCGCTTTCCGTACGGGCGGCGTCGTCGGCATGTTCACGGTGGGGCTCGGTCTGCTGGGCGCCTCCTGTGTGGTGCTGGTGTACGCGGCCGACGCGCCGAAGGTGCTGGAGGGTTTCGGCCTCGGGGCCGCCCTCATCGCCATGTTCATGCGTGTCGGCGGCGGCATCTTCACCAAGGCCGCCGACGTCGGCGCCGACCTGGTCGGCAAGGTCGAGAAAGGCATTCCGGAGGACGACCCGCGCAATGCCGCGACCATCGCCGACAACGTGGGCGACAACGTCGGCGACTGCGCGGGTATGGCGGCCGACCTCTTCGAGTCCTACGCGGTGACCCTGGTCGCCGCGCTCATCCTCGGCAAGGCGGCCTTCGGCGACGCGGGCCTCGCCTTCCCGCTGCTGGTGCCCGCGATCGGTGTGGTCACGGCCATGATCGGCATCTTCGCCGTGGCCCCGCGCCGCAGCGACCGCAGTGGCATGACGGCGATCAACCGCGGGTTCTTCATCTCCGCGGTGATCTCGCTGGTCCTGGTGGCCATCGCGGTCTTCGTCTATCTGCCGTCGTCCTACGCCGACCTCGACGGCGTCACCGACGCGGCGATCCAGGGCAAGAGCGGGGATCCGCGGATCCTCGCGCTCATCGCCGTGGCGATCGGCATCCTGCTCGCCGCCGTGATCCAGCAGCTGACCGGCTACTTCACCGAGACCAACCGCCGGCCGGTCATGGACATCGGCAAGAGCTCCCTGACCGGTCCCGCGACGGTCGTCCTCGCCGGTGTCTCCGTCGGCCTCGAATCGGCCGTCTACACCGCCCTGTTGATCGGCCTCGGCGTCTACGGGGCCTTCCTGCTCGGCGGTACGTCGATCATGCTGGCGCTGTTCGCGGTGGCGCTGGCCGGCACCGGTCTGCTCACCACGGTCGGTGTGATCGTCGCGATGGACACCTTCGGGCCGGTCTCCGACAACGCGCAGGGCATCGCGGAGATGTCCGGCGACGTCGAGGGAGCGGGCGCCCAGGTGCTCACCAACCTGGACGCGGTCGGCAACACCACCAAGGCCATCACCAAGGGGATCGCCATCGCCACCGCGGTCCTCGCGGCCTCGGCGCTCTTCGGCTCGTACCGCGACGCCATCACCACCGGCGCGCGGGACGTGGGCGAGAAGCTGTCGGGGGACGATGCGCCACTGAGTCTGATGATGGACATCTCGCAGCCCAACAACCTCGTCGGCCTCATCGCCGGCGCGGCGGTCGTCTTCCTCTTCTCCGGACTCGCCGTCAACGCCGTGTCGCGCTCGGCCGGTTCGGTGGTCTACGAGGTGCGGCGGCAGTTCCGCGAGAAGCCCGGGATCATGGACTACACCGAGACTCCGGAGTACGGCAAGGTCGTCGACATCTGTACGAAGGACGCGCTCAGGGAACTCGCGACGCCGGGTCTCCTGGCCGTGATGGCGCCCATCTTCATCGGGTTCACGCTCGGTGTCGGCGCCCTCGGCTCGTTCCTGGCGGGAGCGATCGGCGCGGGCACGCTGATGGCGGTGTTCCTCGCCAACTCCGGCGGCGCCTGGGACAACGCCAAGAAACTCGTCGAGGACGGCCACCACGGCGGCAAGGGAAGCGAGGCCCACGCCGCCACGGTGATCGGCGACACCGTCGGTGACCCCTTCAAGGACACCGCCGGTCCCGCGATCAACCCGCTGCTGAAGGTGATGAACCTGGTGGCACTGCTGATCGCGCCCGCGGTGATCGATTTCTCGTACGGCGACGACAAGAACGTCGGCGCACGGGTGCTGATCGCTGTGCTGTCGTTCGTGGTGATCGCCGGTGCCGTGTACATCTCCAAGCGGCGCGGCATCGCGATGGGCGACGAGGACAACGCCGAGCGGACGGCCAACTCGGCCGATCCGGCGGTGGTTTCGGGAGCCTAGTCGCGAGACCCGGCTCATCAGGGCGGGCGAGGGGCGCGTACGGACGCGCTTCCCGCCCGCTCTGTGTGTTCACGCCCTCTTCGTGAGCCTTCTCTCACATGGTGCAAATAGCTCAATGGTGAACTTAACGGACAGTCGACGTAGGGATCTCGCCCGTCTGCCGTGTATGTTCCGGGGCCGAGAGCCATGGAAGGGACCAATCCGGTGAACAAGAAGCTCACGGCCGCGCTGTCCGGCGGTGCGGTACTGGTAATGGCGCTGTCGGGGTGCAGCAGCAGCGATGACGGCAGCGAGAAGCTGGACGCCTGGGCCAAGCAGGTCTGTGACGCCGTACAGCCGCAGGCCAAGAAGATCGAGGCCGCCAATATCGCCATCCAGAAGGAGACCTCGGACAACAGCTCGCCGGAGGACGTCCAGAAGACCGACGCCAAGGCCTTCCAGGACATGTCCGACGCCTACAAGGCGATCGGGGCCGCTGTGGACAAGGCCGGAGCGCCGGACGCCGGCGACGCCAAGAACAGCGAGCAGAAGCAGCAGGACGCGGTCAAGGAGCTCAACAGCATCTCCGCGTCGTACGCCTCCCTGAAGAAGCAGGTCGACAAGCTCGACACCAAGGACCAGGCGAAGTTCGCGGACGGCCTCAAGGACATCGCCGGCGAACTCGACAAGCTGAGCACCAGCGGCAGCAACGCCCTCAAGGAGCTGGAGGAGGGCGAGGTCGGCCAGGCGATGGCGAAGCAGTCCAGCTGCAAGTCGGCTTCCGGCGCGGCCTCGGCGGCGGCGAGCTGACGCTGAGCGGCCGCGGTGAGCGGGTAGCGCGGGTCACAATGGGGGCGTGAGTACCTCCAGGCTGCCCGCTCTGCCCGCTTCCGAACGTTCCGATGTCGCCGCCCGGCTGCGCCAGGCCCTGCTGGGGGCCTCTTTCACCGCTGACGGGCTGCTCGAACTGCTCGGTGCGCCCGCGTACGCGGCGCTCGCCCGCAGCGAGACCGTGCCCGCGCTGCGGGCGACCCGCGGGGACACGCCGCTGGAGACACTCGTACGGCTGTTCCTTCTGCAACAGCCCGTGCCGCACGCACGCGTGGCGGACGTTCTGCCCGTCGACGCGTGCCTGGAGACCGGGTGGCTGGTGCCGGTCGGCGACGACGAGCTCGCCGCGACCGTGGATGTACGGCCGTACGGAGGACCTGCGGGCGAGGACTGGTTCATCGTGTCGGACCTGGGCTGCGCGGTCGGCGGCGCCTCAGGTATCGGCAGCAAGGACGAGGGGGTCGTCCTCGGCGTCGGCGGTGCATCCACGACTCTCGCGGGCATCACCGTCCGTACGCCCGTCTCGGCCGCCCTCGATCTCGGTACCGGCTCGGGGATCCAGGCCCTGCACGCCGCCCGGCACGCCACGCGCGTGACGGCGACCGATCTCAACCCGCGCGCGCTGCACATCACCGCGCTGACGCTCGCCCTCTCCGGCGCGCCGGACGCGGATCTGCGCGAGGGCTCGCTGTTCGAGCCGGTCCGGGACGAGGAGACCTACGACCTGATCGTCTCCAACCCGCCCTTCGTGATCTCGCCGGGCGCGCGGCTGACGTACCGGGACGGCGGGATGGGCGGGGACGATCTGTGCCGCTCGCTCGTTCAGGGTGCGGGGGAACGGCTGAACGAGGGCGGGTTCGCGCAGTTCCTCGCCAACTGGCAGCACGTGGCAGGGGAGGACTGGCAGGACAGGCTGAGGTCATGGGTGCCGCGCGGGTGTGACGCGTGGATCGTCCAGCGCGAGGTGCAGGACGTCACGCAGTACGCCGAGCTGTGGCTGCGGGACGCCGGCGACCACCGCGGTGACCCCGCCGAGTACCAGGCGCGGTACGACGCCTGGCTGGACGAGTTCGAGGCGCGCAAGGTGAAGGCCGTGGGCTTCGGCTGGATCACGCTGCGCAGAACGGGGGCCGCCGTGCCCTCCGTCACCGTGGAGGAGTGGCCGCACCCCGTCGAGCAGCCGCTCGGCGACACGGTACGGGCGCATTTCGGCCGCCTCGACTATCTGCGGGCGCACGATGACGCCGCGCTGCTGGAGGGGCACTTCCGGCTGGCCGCCGAGGTCGTCCAGGAGCAGGTCGGGCTGCCCGGAGCCGAGGACCCCGAGCATGTCGTGCTGCGCCAGAACCGCGGGATGCGCCGGGCCACCAAGGTGGACACGGTCGGCGCCGGGTTCGCGGGCGTGTGCGACGGTTCGCTCAGCGCCGGCCGCATTCTGGACGCGATCGCCCAATTGGTGGGCGAGGACCCGGTGTTGCTGCGCGACCGGACGCCCGCGCAGATTCGGCTGCTGGTGGAGCAGGGGTTCCTGGATCCGGCGTGAGCTCGGGGGCGGCGCCCCTGGGAGTCCACAGCCGCGTCGGCCGCGCGTTCACCTCGGGTTCGCCTGGGCGCCGCCCGCGCGTGTCAGCCTCGCGGGGCTGGGGCATGCGCGGAGTGGAGAAAAGGGGCAGGGGCGCCATGGAGAGCGGACCGGCGATCTTCGCAGGACTGGTGTTCGCCCTGTTCGGAGCCGGACTCCTGGTGTGGACGGCGACCCGGATGCGACACCGGGAACCGGTCGCCCACGGTGTGAACCCCGTCGCATCGGCGACCCTCGCGAGCCTCACCGCAGTGATCGCGCTCGCCCTCGCCGCGTGGTGCTTCACCCGCCTGTGAGAACCGCTGTTGGAACCTGGCCCAAGCTGGGACTCCGATAATTGGGAGGCACTCCTCCGGAAACGCTCGAAAAGGCCGGTGGGCACTCCGGGCGGCAGGAATGGCGGTAGTCGGGTTACCGTTCGAGTGGCCGTTGTGGGCTTTTCCCGTTTGACACGGGGGCGGGATGTACCGTCACACTCCGCAGCGTCACCAGTACCCGACCCCGGGAGCAAGGCCTGGGGAGGCCACCCAGCGTCGACCGGAGAGAAGAGCGAAGTTGTCCCCGACCAGCGAGACCGCGAAGGGCGGCCGCCGACTCGTCATCGTCGAGTCGCCTGCCAAGGCGAAGACGATCAAGGGCTATCTCGGCCCCGGATACGTTGTCGAGGCGAGCGTCGGGCACATCCGCGACCTCCCCAACGGCGCCGCGGAGGTGCCCGAGAAGTACACCGGCGAGGTCCGCCGCCTCGGTGTGGACGTAGAACATGACTTCGAGCCGATCTATGTGGTCAACGCCGATAAGAAGGCCCAGGTCAAGAAGCTCAAGGATCTGCTGAAGGATTCGGACGAGCTCTACCTCGCCACCGATGAGGACCGCGAGGGCGAGGCCATCGCCTGGCACCTCCAGGAGGTGCTCAAGCCCAAGGTCCCGGTCAAGCGGATGGTCTTCCACGAGATCACCAAGGCCGCGATCCAGGCCGCCGTGGCCAACCCGCGTCAGCTCAACCAGAAGCTGGTCGACGCCCAGGAGACCCGCCGCATCCTCGACCGTCTCTACGGCTACGAGGTCTCGCCGGTCCTGTGGAAGAAGGTCATGCCCCGGCTGTCGGCCGGCCGTGTCCAGTCCGTCGCCACCCGACTTGTCGTGGAGCGGGAACGCGACCGCA of the Streptomyces sp. NBC_00287 genome contains:
- a CDS encoding Rv3654c family TadE-like protein codes for the protein MKPRPAADRGSATVWTVAVVAVLCVVFGVVLALGQAVVTRHRAAGGADLAALAAADHWAEGPAVACERAQKVARAQGTRLVRCALVGDVSDVSAAAGRGPFAAEVRARAGPPSPSGSPSPAPRAAVP
- a CDS encoding DEAD/DEAH box helicase; this encodes MAFNHLPAGVHDALVPLSVTPVTHSVPMAKNHRSDRSPTGPVSRVDPGTVLGRLASGPNRASRITHTEHVPPREGRHAVWPDRIRAEVIAAVQAAGVEHPWAHQARAAEHALDGDSVVVATGTASGKSLAYLVPVFSALLDGSEAPNGRGTTALYLAPTKALAADQCRSVKELSQSLGNSVRPAVYDGDTPFEEREWIRQYANYVLTNPDMLHRGILPSHPRWSSFLKSLKYVVIDECHTYRGVFGSHVAQVLRRLRRLCARYGASPVFLLASATAAEPSVAARRLTGLPVVEVADDASPRGELVFALWEPPLTELQGEKGAPVRRTATAETADLLTDLAVQGVRTVAFVRSRRGAELISVIAQERLAEVDRSLARRVAAYRGGYLPEERRALEQALHSGELLGLAATTALELGIDVSGLDAVVIAGYPGTRASLWQQAGRAGRSGQGALAVLVARDDPLDTFLVHHPEALFDQPVESTVLDPDNPYVLAPHLCAAAAELPLVDEDLALFGPACEELLPQLEAAKLLRRRTKAWHWTRRERAADLTDIRGGGGRPVQVVESGTGRLLGTVDAGAAHGTVHEGAVHLHQGRTYLVRSLDLEDSVALVQEASPSYSTVARDATSISVLETDVEIPWGDGRLCYGSVEVTNQVVSFLRRRLITGEVLGETKLDLPPRTLRTRAVWWTVTEDQLDAARINPEILGGALHAAEHASIGLLPLFATCDRWDIGGVSIPLHPDTLLPTVFVYDGHPGGAGFAERAFHTARAWLSATREAIASCECEAGCPSCIQSPKCGNGNDPLHKRGAVRLLTELLRGAPEKETPTETGAPPAP
- the bldG gene encoding anti-sigma factor antagonist BldG, with protein sequence MDLSLSTRTVGDRTVVEVGGEIDVYTAPKLREQLVELVNDGSFHLVVDMEGVDFLDSTGLGVLVGGLKRVRAHEGSLRLVCNQERILKIFRITGLTKVFPIHTSVEEAVAATD
- a CDS encoding ATP-binding protein, which codes for MATVELRFSALPEHVRTARLVAAAVARRAGVDEAVLDEVRLAVGEACTRAVGLHQLSGVTAPVKVVLIEEEKQFSIEVGDEAPRSAPGDRAPGAAGGDADVEAEEDEMGLAVISGLVDDVEVTAGQHGGLIRMTWPTTPAVAELP
- a CDS encoding sodium-translocating pyrophosphatase, with the translated sequence MAGLSTPHQLDQPTTFAAAVLTDGNRAMVMVIGVVALAALVVAGILVRQVLAAGEGTDSMKKIATAIQEGANAYLARQMRTLGVFAVVVFFLLMLLPADDWNQRIGRSVFFLIGAAFSAATGYIGMWLAVRSNVRVAAAAREATPAEGEPEKDLTAVSHKAMKIAFRTGGVVGMFTVGLGLLGASCVVLVYAADAPKVLEGFGLGAALIAMFMRVGGGIFTKAADVGADLVGKVEKGIPEDDPRNAATIADNVGDNVGDCAGMAADLFESYAVTLVAALILGKAAFGDAGLAFPLLVPAIGVVTAMIGIFAVAPRRSDRSGMTAINRGFFISAVISLVLVAIAVFVYLPSSYADLDGVTDAAIQGKSGDPRILALIAVAIGILLAAVIQQLTGYFTETNRRPVMDIGKSSLTGPATVVLAGVSVGLESAVYTALLIGLGVYGAFLLGGTSIMLALFAVALAGTGLLTTVGVIVAMDTFGPVSDNAQGIAEMSGDVEGAGAQVLTNLDAVGNTTKAITKGIAIATAVLAASALFGSYRDAITTGARDVGEKLSGDDAPLSLMMDISQPNNLVGLIAGAAVVFLFSGLAVNAVSRSAGSVVYEVRRQFREKPGIMDYTETPEYGKVVDICTKDALRELATPGLLAVMAPIFIGFTLGVGALGSFLAGAIGAGTLMAVFLANSGGAWDNAKKLVEDGHHGGKGSEAHAATVIGDTVGDPFKDTAGPAINPLLKVMNLVALLIAPAVIDFSYGDDKNVGARVLIAVLSFVVIAGAVYISKRRGIAMGDEDNAERTANSADPAVVSGA
- a CDS encoding small secreted protein, translated to MEGTNPVNKKLTAALSGGAVLVMALSGCSSSDDGSEKLDAWAKQVCDAVQPQAKKIEAANIAIQKETSDNSSPEDVQKTDAKAFQDMSDAYKAIGAAVDKAGAPDAGDAKNSEQKQQDAVKELNSISASYASLKKQVDKLDTKDQAKFADGLKDIAGELDKLSTSGSNALKELEEGEVGQAMAKQSSCKSASGAASAAAS
- a CDS encoding class I SAM-dependent methyltransferase, with amino-acid sequence MSTSRLPALPASERSDVAARLRQALLGASFTADGLLELLGAPAYAALARSETVPALRATRGDTPLETLVRLFLLQQPVPHARVADVLPVDACLETGWLVPVGDDELAATVDVRPYGGPAGEDWFIVSDLGCAVGGASGIGSKDEGVVLGVGGASTTLAGITVRTPVSAALDLGTGSGIQALHAARHATRVTATDLNPRALHITALTLALSGAPDADLREGSLFEPVRDEETYDLIVSNPPFVISPGARLTYRDGGMGGDDLCRSLVQGAGERLNEGGFAQFLANWQHVAGEDWQDRLRSWVPRGCDAWIVQREVQDVTQYAELWLRDAGDHRGDPAEYQARYDAWLDEFEARKVKAVGFGWITLRRTGAAVPSVTVEEWPHPVEQPLGDTVRAHFGRLDYLRAHDDAALLEGHFRLAAEVVQEQVGLPGAEDPEHVVLRQNRGMRRATKVDTVGAGFAGVCDGSLSAGRILDAIAQLVGEDPVLLRDRTPAQIRLLVEQGFLDPA